The following is a genomic window from Niabella soli DSM 19437.
ACGCTGGCGCAGATTGAGTTGTGGACCAACCCCGGCAAATATGAAAACCTGGTGTATGTATTACCCAAGCACCTGGATGAGAAGGTAGCCCGCCTGCACCTTGCAAAAATTGGTGTGGAACTGGATACCCTAACATCAGCGCAGGCTGATTATTTAGGACTGCCGGTTGCAGGACCTTTCAAACCGGAGTTGTACCGGTATTAATCTTTACAATAGTTCAAATAATAACCGCATCCGCAAGGGGGCGGTTTTTTTGTATGAACTGCAACGGCGCAACGCCGCAGAGGTTTTGGAATCAGCATTAAGTACCCAGCTTCTGCACTTCTATCAGCTTTTCCTGGAGCCGGTCCCGCCGAAAGCGGGATCGCACTCTTGAGCTGCAGCACTGCTATCGTCAATTAAAGGGCTGATTGGTCACTTTATAATTCCGTTCAGCATTGCATTATCCTTAACATCGACTTATAATGAGATGTATGACAAACTTACCATTTGAGCTCCGGCAGGAGCGGTGTGTTTATAGAAAATAACGAGGAAGGAATTTGGCTCCGCAGGTGCCCCGTTTACGCGGCGTCCTACGGAGCCGATGCGATTCATCACGATGACGCTATAAACACAGGGCTCCCTTGGAGCCATAGTCACTCCCCTCTGAATTCACCATTTCCTTACTAAAGGAGAATTTGTCATACGCCCTATAACGGTATTAACAATTTTTATCCATCAAAATTGTGTAAATTACTAGGGTGATTCATCATGAATAAAATTATTATTTATGAAAAAAGCAAATTATCTGATACTCCCTTTACTGGTAGTTATCTTATTCGCCGCCGCCTGTGCTTCGCAAAAAAAAGCCGGCAACTCCACCGCCAGGATGGCCGCAATGATGGATGATCAGCGCTATACATTCGTGGCACAATCGGTACAGCCTACGGAAGATGCCCGCTATAACGTAAGAAATCTTTTCCCCGGCGGCAGTAATCTGTATCAACTCACTTCCCGTTATGATCTTAAGATCACGCGGGATTCCGTAATAGCCTATCTTCCTTTTTTTGGCAGGGCGTACACCGCCCCCGTAGACCCCACCAAAGGCGGCATCCAGTTTACTTCCACAAAATTCAATTATAAAAAAACGATCCGCAAAGGGAATTATGAGATCCAGATCGATCTGAAAGATAACAACGAAGTAAGAAGTTTGTACCTCACCGCGTCACCATCGGGTTATGCCTCCTTACGGATCATTAATCTGAATAAAACGCCTATTGCTTATACCGGGATCATTGAAGATGCCCGGTAAGTGCTTTCGTGTTTTTTTAAAAATCATTATTTTCGGGATTCGATTATGAATAGTTTCCGAAAGGTCAGCACATATGCCCGGTTTATTTTTTCAGGCCTGTTTTTTCTCTCTTCCGTTTCCCTGCATGCAACGCCGGACAGGAACGATACGGCACGGAAAAGCACGGCCGCGGAGGCTTTGGCCTATCTCAACGGCATCGGCAAGCTTTCTCAAAGCAAATGGTGGCCCAATGTGGCCCCCGGCCTGTTGCTACAGAATTTAAAGACTTTTACCACCCAGCCTTTTGCTTTTTATGAGGGGAAAGCAACCAATTTTTGCTCCTACTCCGCCATAACCTATATCCCGCTTACTTATGATCCGCTGGGGTTTGCAACCTTTATGATTGAACTTTACAGAAACGGAAAGGCAAAGATGGGTAAAGAGCAATTGAAACCCTCCCGGCCGGTAAGAACAGAAGCGGGACTTTTAAGATACAAAGGATCATTGGATATTAATGCTGCCGGCCAGATGTGGTTCCTGACACTGGCAGATCATTTTAAAGGGTACATTAACCGGCTGAACTTCCGGTTTCAAAAAGGAGATGAGAACACGTTATGGTCGGCTACCAATTACGCAAAATTTAACCGGATGCTGCGCCGGTTATTTCCCGGCACCGTAAAAGCACGCGGATCCGATCTGTTTAAGCCGCACATCAATAACCTGGCGGATTTTCTTGAAGAGAAGCTTCAAAAAGGGATCGTATTTCTTTACCTGAATAATAAAAAACTGCACCGCATTACCCATGCCCGGTCCCTGGTAAATATGGCAACCCATTATGTACTGCTTACCGGTATCCGCGACCTTCCCAATGAACAAGTAGAATTTATTTACTGGGATTACGGGGCCAAAATAGTACAGCAATTACCTGCCCGGTTTTTAGATAACATTATTTATGGAATAACTTTATGGAGCCCCGGAAAACAGAAATAAAACGGTTTGCTATTGCCTTCGTTTGCCTGGTGGCGCTTTTAAACGCCTGCGGGATCCAAAAAAATTTTCCCGAAAAATTTTACGCACAGAACGAAACAAAACTGGAGCAGATAAAAGATGATTTCAAAAGATTATATAAAGAACATCCCTTTTCTGTTTTGTTTGAAGAAAAAACATTCACGGGCCTCTCCTTCGAGTTTAATGAAGATACCATAAGATATATTTATCATTTTAACATAAACGACCCCCGGTTTACCGACAGCCTGGTAGCCCATCGTTACAACCCGGTTGCCATAAAACAATTGCTCCATAAAATGCAGGCGATCCAATGCACCTGGATCACCCACCTGGATTATTACGAAAATCTTCAACCACGAAGCCTGGTACAAATGACCGTTCGCAACAAAGCATTAAATAATAAGATAAAAGGCGAAAGCTATTGCACGCTTGTCTTTTTTGAAATAGCGCAACCCTTTAATAATAAGGGAGTATTCCTTGACCGGTCCGATAAAAAAAGACGCCGGCAAATAAATGGTCATGTCCTCAGGAAAGTAAATAATTACGTGGGTTATGCTATAACCCCGTATTTCCGCTAGGCAGTTCCCAACCAGGTGTTCGTAAATCATAATCCAAATCAAGCCCTGTTAGCGCTCAAGTTCCTACATTTGCAGGATGGTAAATCCGACAGGTATTGTTCGTTTTGCAATTTTGGACTTGAATGAAGGGCAGCCCAACCAGGGGATGCGGTGCATAAAGGATATTGTGTACAGATGGGCAAACGAAAAAAAAATAAAACTGGTGTACGATGTTTTTGATGTTCGCGTAAAGAACGAGCTCCCGGATATGTCGTACGATATTTATATTTCCAGCGGCGGCCCGGGCGACCCGTTAAGCACGCGTTTTGATGACTGGGATATCAACTGGAACAAATGGTTGAATGAAACCCTGCGCTGGAATGAGAACCCCGGCAATGAACAGAAAAAATTTGTTTTCTTTATTTGCCATTCATTTCAACTGGCCAGCAGGCATTTTAATGCAGGACTGATCTGCAAAAGAAAATCCACCTCCTTCGGCGTCTTCCCTATTCACCTGCTGCCGGAAGGGCGTGATACCGCGGTCTTCAAAGATTTGTCTGACCCCTTTTACGCGGTAGACAGCAGGGACTTTCAGCTTATACAACCCAATTTCGATATTTTAAATGACATAGGTGCCTACATCACCTGTATTGAAAAGGACCGTCCACATGTTCCGTATGAACGGGCTGTTATGGGCATTTCGTTCAGCCCCTATATGATGGGCACCCAATTTCACCCGGAGGCAGATGCTGCAGGGATGCTGTTGCATTTTCAAAATGAAGAAAAGCGGCAAACCGTCATCGATAATCATGGCGAAGAAAAGCTGAACAGCATGATCGATCAGTTAAAAGATCCGGATAAGATTATATGGACCAACCGGCACCTGATCCCGGGCTTTTTAAACGAAGCCTACGAACATATAATGGCCGCCAATACGGTTGCGTAGCGATCCTTCGGGCCAATACACAGCTATTCAACACAGCGCCTTACATATCTTTGATCCATCTGTGCATTCTGTACAACGAAGTTGTTTAAGCTGATTTTAAATTACATAAGCATAGCAGAAGTCATTGCGTTTAAAGCAATATGGATCAGAAATGACTAAATTTTTTTTGGCCCGCAGATTCACGCATCCCGATAAATCGGGAGCCGATGGCGGGGCGCAGATCATACTTCCTTCCTCTGCGAAAGTCTGCTCCCGAAAGCTTTCGGAATGCGGGAAACCCTTTGACCCGCTGATCTGCCGGGATCAGTTTGGTTGTATCCTTAAATCATGCTGCAATGCAGAACGGTGGAATTTGTGGCCATTAAAAATATCTATCTTATTCACCCCTGTGGATTTTAATTTTTGTTCCGCCTTGCGCACACAACTATCTTTGACCGGATGGATGAAAAAAAAGAGATCAACGCATTACTGAACCTGATTGATGATCCCGATGGCGCGGTTTATGAAGCGGTTAGTAATCGCATTATTTCTTATGGCCTCCCGATGATCCCGAACCTGGAACATTTGTGGGAAACAACAGAAGATACTGCCATACAGGAACGCATCGAATTATTGATCCACCGGCTTTATTTTTCGGGTTTATTATCTGATTTTAAACAATGGGATGAAGCGGGTCATCATGAGCTGATGCCGGCCTTACTGCTGTTGGCGAAGTTCTTATACCCCGAAACCCAGGCGGCAAAAGTGCTGCACAACATCGAGCGCCTGCGGAGAAATATATGGCTCGAACTGAATAATTACCTTACCCCCCTGGAGCAGGTAAACGTCATCAATAGTATTATTTATAATTACATCGGTATAAAAGGCGAAACCAATAATGCCGGCAGGCCTAACGAATACCTGATCCCAAAGATCATCGAAACAAAAAAAGGGAACCAAACAGGGATTGGGGCCCTATACCTTTTATTAGTCGAAATGCTGGACATTCCCATACGCCTGCTGCAGGTACCCCGCCAGTTTGTGCTGGGCTATTGTAAGCCAGGTTTGGAAACCAGGGCGGGAAATTATGAAATGGAGTTTTTCCTGGAACCTTCATTGGGGCAGATCTTTACCCATGTAGACCTGCAACATTACCTGAATAAAATAGGCGTTGAAAATGATCCCGCATTTCTTAAACCGCAGTCAAACCGGGAAGTGATCCGCAGGGTGATTAGCGATTTCAGAGAATGCTTCCACAACGGGCACCAACAAACCCAATACGAAGAGCTGAGCACTCTCATCCAGCTACTTTCTTAACAATCAATGTCATATACAGGCCATTCTTTCGGGCATACTTTTTGACCCGATTTTTTTGTTACAAGAGACAACGCCGCTCCCGCCCGTGTAGTCTTATAATTCAAAAAAACACAACGACCCATAAAAATATACACATGAAAAAATATTTAAGATCCATCATACTATTATTAGCCGGAATCGGGATCATTTCTTTTGCACAGGCCCAAACGGCACCGGATACTGCAAAAAAGCCGGTTACCCAACATAATGAGACACCGGCCGACTCGTTAAAAAACGAGCAGGATCTGGAAAAAAGTCTTACCAAAGCCGCCGCTGCCGCGGAAAAGGCCGCCGGTAAAATCAGGGGGATCGTTGAAACCAAAGCAGATAAACTGGCCAAAACAAGCGAACCGTATATTGAAAGCCTGGCTGCCTCTGCCGCCAGTCTTTTTGAAAAACTGGCCAATGAACTGGATAAGATGACCGACGATAAACAAGCAACGAAAAAAACGAAGTAAGGTCGTTCCGTCCCGGCTGAGTAAAAGTATTATTATCTCACAGATTCCTCAGATTTGCACAGATCCCCAAATTCCTTCTGTGATAATCCGCGCAATCCGTGAACCATTTAGCGCCTTACCCGGTCTTTACTAACCCTTTTTCAAATATTTGTTAAATATTTTAATCTGGATCAATCGGTCTGTTTTCATACGAAGAAAATCGTAAATTGCAGGAAATGGTTTTTTATGCAGGATACAAAATCAATCAAACCCACAGAAAGTGAACTGGAGATTTTGCAGGTATTGTGGAATAAAGGCAAGGCAACGGTACGGGAAGTACATGAAACGTTATTAACCGTTAAAGATGTAGGCTATACCACCACGCTCAAACTCATGCAGATCATGAATGAGAAAGGACTGGTAAAACGCAATGACTCATCGCGTACCCATATTTATAAAGCGGCGGTGAACAAAGAGAGCACCCAGCAATTTATGCTGAACAAATTTATCAGTAATTTATTTGGAGGATCTTCTTCCCAGTTAGTATTACAAGCGTTGGGCAATAACAATGTAACCCCGGAGGAGTTGGACCAGATCCAACTGGTGCTTGATCAGTTAAAAAAGAAAGATTAAAATCATGTCACAAGGAATATACCATCTGTTTGCTGCTTTGGGATACGCTTTATTTAACAGTTTCTGGCAAATGGGCGTTATCTGGTTATTGATCATCATTTACCGGCTGTGGCGCCCTGCACATTCCGGTACCTCCAAAAGTTTGATAAACTTTTGGGGATTGGCTACCGGATTTATCGCTTTTGTGAGCACATTCATTCTGGCGCTTTCCACTACACCCAATGGTTTTGGTTATTCGTTATTTACAGGGGCGTGGACGCAGACCGTATTCAATTACGGAGCCGCTTTATACCTGGTGCTGCTAATCGTTCCGCTACGAAATATGTTCAACAGTTCCCGGACGATCTACCGCCTGCGCTCCGGCGGCGAGCGGGCGCCCGGCTTCTTAAAAATTTTTGCATTGGATGCTGCGGATTACCTGGGCATAAAACGAAAAGTGCAGCTTTTCCTTTCATCCCGTGTCACCTCGCCCTTAACCATTGGTTTTTTAAAACCGGTAATCCTTTTGCCTGTGGCAGTGGTGAACCAGTTGTCCGTACGCCAGCTAGAGGCGATTATCCTGCACGAATTGGCACATATCAAAAACAATGATTACCTGATCAATTGGGTCAACCAGGTTATTCTGACCATTTTATATTTTAACCCCTTTGCGCGGCTGCTGGTAAAAATGCAGGAGCTCGACCGCGAACAATCGGCAGACGGATGGGTCACCCGGTTTCAATATGATCCCCATCTGTACGCTTCCACCCTGCTGCAATTGGCCAGGAACCAGGTGTCGCCGAACACGCTGGCCCTGCACGTTTCCGGGAAGGAAAGCCAGTTGGAGCAACGGGTTCGCGCCATTATGGGCTTAGCTGGCAAACCTGCTATCCCGCTGAAGAAGCTAATAATCCTTGGCGTATTCCTTATCTTATCAGGAAGTTATTATTATTCAGGAAATACCAGCGGCGCCCTTGCGGTCCCCGTTCAAACAGCGGCCGTCCCTGCCTACCAGGTTGCAGAATCCACCCCCGTTGCAGTGGTAGCCGGGCATAAAACTGAAAAAAATAAAATAAAGATCGTACCCATACCTGTAATGGAGCAGCCCGAAAGCAATCCGGCAGACAATATGGTGTACCTGAAGATCACCGAAGACCCCGATGGAAAAATTGAAGCCCCGGCAAAGCCCAAGCCGGTTGAAGAGGCAAGCGACGCCAGCCCGTTTTTTGTGGTAAACACAACCGTTGCGGCGCCCGAGCTGGACAGCGCTGCAGAACATACGGTTCAGGAGTCTATGAAAACGTTTAAACAAATTATCACGGAGCTGGCATGGGAAAAAATTGAAAACCATTTAGCAGAAACCGTACCGGAGGCGCAGAAAAAAGCATTAAAAGCGCAGGTAGCCCAGGCATTTGACCGGTTCAACTGGAATGAAAGTGCAGACAGGTTACGTTCTCTTTATAATGAGATCAACTGGGCTAAGGCCGAAGCACAACTGAATGCACAACTGAACCGCCTGGCTGCTTCAAAGGCGGGGACGGATTGCCAGACTGCAGTAAAAAAACTGCAGCGTGCAAAAAACGATCTCCGGCAGCCGCGGGTGAAGGCCGATAGCATTACTGCATCAGTGAATCAATTGAACAAAAATAAAGTAACTGTAGAAGCGATTGTTGAAGACGCTCCTAAGAAGATAGCGGATCTGTAAAGAGAAGTTCATGGTTTATGGTTTATGGTTCATAGCTCTCAAACAAGTTCCGTCAACTTAACAGTATTGTATTAGTTACCTTTATGGTTTATTGATTTGAATATGAGAATTACGGCCGATAATCGTTTTAGAAAATTAATTGTAATTGGGGACCGCCTGCTGATAAAACCCTTGCAGGGGAATGAACGTACTGCAAGTGGCCTTTACCTTCCTCCTGGTGTTCAGGAAAAAGAAAAAGTACAACAAGGTTATGTTATTAAAACCGGCCCGGGCTATGCCATTCCCGTTCCTGTAGAAGAGGAGCCCTGGAAATCGGACGAGGATCAGGTTAAATATGTGCCGCTGCAAGCCAAAGAGGGAGATCTTGCTATATTCCTGCTAAGTGGCGCCACCGAAATTTTATATGAAGGCGAAAAATATTTCATTGTGCCGCAGGGAGCCATTTTAATGCTGGAACGGGAAGAGGATTATTAATTGTATCGCTTTCGGGCAAAGTATTAAAGATTGTTATTGTAGTAAATGCAAGCCTTTAACCACATCCGCGTCATTCCAAATGAAGCGTCCATAAGAATCGGAGCGAAATGAGAAATCCCATTCTAAAACCATAAGATCTCTCCCCTTCCTGACGTCGGGTCCGGGATGACGACAAACGCCTCGATCAAAACAAAATATTTCATGAAAAGCAACCCTTTCATTCCCTCCTGCATTTAATTAAACATAAGCATTCAGCGTTTGGATTCAGAAGAACTGATAAGGCAGTGTAAAAAGCATAACCGGCGGGCCCAGGAGCATATATTTAAACAATATGCACCTTTAATGATGGCTACCTGCATGCGGTATCTGAATCACCGGGAAAATTCGGAAGAATGTATGTTGGCAGGTTTCCAAAAATTTTTTGAAAAAATAGACCAGTTCCAGTTTATGGGAGCAGCCAGTGTAACGGGATACCTGAAGCGGATCATGATCAACGAATGCCTGATGGAGTTAAGAAAAAACAAACCCGTTTTTTTAACAGCAGACACGGTCCTGGAACCGGTATTAAACGAACATTCCGACGGATTGGCCCGTCTATCGGCAAAAGAGATCCTGCTATTGCTGGAAAAGCTTCCCGAAGGATACCGCACCATTTTTAATTTATATGTAATAGAAAATTTATCACATCGTGAAATAGCGGCATTATTAAAGATCAGCGAGGGCACTTCAAAATCTCAATTAAGCAAAGCGCGTTTTTTGCTGCAACAATTAATAGTGGCACATGAAAGATAATGACAAAAAAATACAGGAAAAATTCCTCAACTTTTCAGACGGGGAATACAATACAAGCTCCGGCTGGCAGCGGCTGGAACGCCGGCTGCCGCGTTCAGCCAAAAAAATAAATGCGATCCGGCTCCTGGTTGCAGCCGCATGCTTTATCCTTATTGCGTTACCGGCTTACTTCTTCATTCTCAAAAAACGGAACACCAAACAGAATGCATATACTTACCAGGTATATTCTCCTGCAAAAAAGGCCTTACCAAAAGAAAAAAGCACGCAATTGGATAGCATCAATAGCTATACCTCCGGGAAAGAAAGTCATAAAAAGACACTCGTTGCCCGGATAGAAAAACAAAACCGTAATCCACAGATTGAAAAGAAAGAAATAGCGGGTAATAAAATTCCGGTTAGTACAGCGCTTGCCCCCCCTGCTCCCCGGGCTGAAACCCGGATCATCAGCTCAAATATTCAAAAGGACATCGCTGTACAATCCCCTGCTGTTTCCCGAGCAATGGTAACGATCAGCGCCGAAGAAGCTGATCAATTAATAGCTGAAACCATCGGCACCAACACAAAACGCAAAAGTCCCGGGTTGCATGTGAGCCTGAAAAGCCCTGTGCACAATAACGA
Proteins encoded in this region:
- a CDS encoding transglutaminase family protein; the encoded protein is MDEKKEINALLNLIDDPDGAVYEAVSNRIISYGLPMIPNLEHLWETTEDTAIQERIELLIHRLYFSGLLSDFKQWDEAGHHELMPALLLLAKFLYPETQAAKVLHNIERLRRNIWLELNNYLTPLEQVNVINSIIYNYIGIKGETNNAGRPNEYLIPKIIETKKGNQTGIGALYLLLVEMLDIPIRLLQVPRQFVLGYCKPGLETRAGNYEMEFFLEPSLGQIFTHVDLQHYLNKIGVENDPAFLKPQSNREVIRRVISDFRECFHNGHQQTQYEELSTLIQLLS
- a CDS encoding co-chaperone GroES, which codes for MRITADNRFRKLIVIGDRLLIKPLQGNERTASGLYLPPGVQEKEKVQQGYVIKTGPGYAIPVPVEEEPWKSDEDQVKYVPLQAKEGDLAIFLLSGATEILYEGEKYFIVPQGAILMLEREEDY
- a CDS encoding RNA polymerase sigma factor, coding for MDSEELIRQCKKHNRRAQEHIFKQYAPLMMATCMRYLNHRENSEECMLAGFQKFFEKIDQFQFMGAASVTGYLKRIMINECLMELRKNKPVFLTADTVLEPVLNEHSDGLARLSAKEILLLLEKLPEGYRTIFNLYVIENLSHREIAALLKISEGTSKSQLSKARFLLQQLIVAHER
- a CDS encoding M56 family metallopeptidase, whose amino-acid sequence is MSQGIYHLFAALGYALFNSFWQMGVIWLLIIIYRLWRPAHSGTSKSLINFWGLATGFIAFVSTFILALSTTPNGFGYSLFTGAWTQTVFNYGAALYLVLLIVPLRNMFNSSRTIYRLRSGGERAPGFLKIFALDAADYLGIKRKVQLFLSSRVTSPLTIGFLKPVILLPVAVVNQLSVRQLEAIILHELAHIKNNDYLINWVNQVILTILYFNPFARLLVKMQELDREQSADGWVTRFQYDPHLYASTLLQLARNQVSPNTLALHVSGKESQLEQRVRAIMGLAGKPAIPLKKLIILGVFLILSGSYYYSGNTSGALAVPVQTAAVPAYQVAESTPVAVVAGHKTEKNKIKIVPIPVMEQPESNPADNMVYLKITEDPDGKIEAPAKPKPVEEASDASPFFVVNTTVAAPELDSAAEHTVQESMKTFKQIITELAWEKIENHLAETVPEAQKKALKAQVAQAFDRFNWNESADRLRSLYNEINWAKAEAQLNAQLNRLAASKAGTDCQTAVKKLQRAKNDLRQPRVKADSITASVNQLNKNKVTVEAIVEDAPKKIADL
- a CDS encoding BlaI/MecI/CopY family transcriptional regulator, producing MQDTKSIKPTESELEILQVLWNKGKATVREVHETLLTVKDVGYTTTLKLMQIMNEKGLVKRNDSSRTHIYKAAVNKESTQQFMLNKFISNLFGGSSSQLVLQALGNNNVTPEELDQIQLVLDQLKKKD
- a CDS encoding type 1 glutamine amidotransferase, coding for MVNPTGIVRFAILDLNEGQPNQGMRCIKDIVYRWANEKKIKLVYDVFDVRVKNELPDMSYDIYISSGGPGDPLSTRFDDWDINWNKWLNETLRWNENPGNEQKKFVFFICHSFQLASRHFNAGLICKRKSTSFGVFPIHLLPEGRDTAVFKDLSDPFYAVDSRDFQLIQPNFDILNDIGAYITCIEKDRPHVPYERAVMGISFSPYMMGTQFHPEADAAGMLLHFQNEEKRQTVIDNHGEEKLNSMIDQLKDPDKIIWTNRHLIPGFLNEAYEHIMAANTVA
- a CDS encoding DUF4251 domain-containing protein, producing the protein MKKANYLILPLLVVILFAAACASQKKAGNSTARMAAMMDDQRYTFVAQSVQPTEDARYNVRNLFPGGSNLYQLTSRYDLKITRDSVIAYLPFFGRAYTAPVDPTKGGIQFTSTKFNYKKTIRKGNYEIQIDLKDNNEVRSLYLTASPSGYASLRIINLNKTPIAYTGIIEDAR